One window from the genome of Armatimonadota bacterium encodes:
- a CDS encoding flotillin family protein, with protein sequence MTGAAIVIGVIIFFILIFLLSLPSLIYICAPNEVLIFSGGRRKDGTREYGYRLVKGGRGIRIPFLERVDRINLTNMPIDVSASNAYSKGGIPLTVQGVANVKIAGHEPVLNNAIERFLGKQREEIMAIAKATLEGSLRGVLSTMTPEQVNEDKILFAERLVHEVETDMTTLGLVVDTLKIQNVHDEVKYLDSMGRKRGAEVISSARIAEAKAKAESIIRSAENREQEQRAVIQGQIETAKADAEKRLVDATTQRAAVVAEELSVVAAEVAKAKAEVNVQTARYDQVRNKLDAEVVQPAKASAEAAQAKAKAQYANLIADGQARGDALRAMAEAWEAAGPSAREMMLSQKLEPLIRAIGDSISTTPVEQLTIVSGGSKGGSQMGALVNMATQAKEVFGIDVVDKIKNLGNPNPINVNVSSPAPVNPHLPPPEEPPKK encoded by the coding sequence ATGACCGGAGCCGCAATCGTCATTGGCGTGATCATTTTCTTCATTCTGATTTTCCTCCTCAGCCTTCCCTCGCTGATCTATATTTGCGCGCCGAACGAAGTGTTGATCTTCTCGGGCGGACGAAGAAAGGACGGCACACGGGAATACGGCTATCGGCTGGTGAAAGGCGGGCGGGGAATCCGAATCCCGTTCCTGGAGCGTGTGGATCGGATCAACCTGACCAACATGCCGATCGACGTGAGCGCGTCCAACGCCTATAGCAAAGGCGGAATACCGCTGACGGTGCAAGGGGTGGCCAACGTCAAGATCGCCGGACACGAGCCGGTGCTGAACAACGCCATCGAGCGCTTTCTTGGCAAGCAGCGCGAAGAAATCATGGCCATCGCCAAGGCCACGCTGGAGGGATCTCTGCGCGGTGTACTCAGCACGATGACGCCGGAGCAGGTGAACGAGGACAAGATTCTCTTTGCCGAGCGGCTGGTCCACGAGGTTGAAACCGACATGACGACCCTCGGGCTCGTGGTCGATACGCTCAAGATTCAGAACGTTCACGATGAGGTCAAGTACCTCGACTCGATGGGTCGAAAACGAGGAGCTGAGGTCATTAGCTCGGCACGAATCGCCGAGGCCAAAGCCAAAGCCGAATCGATCATTCGGTCGGCGGAGAACCGCGAGCAGGAGCAGAGAGCCGTTATCCAGGGTCAAATCGAAACCGCTAAGGCGGACGCCGAAAAACGTCTCGTCGATGCGACCACCCAACGAGCGGCGGTCGTGGCCGAAGAACTGTCGGTCGTCGCGGCGGAAGTGGCCAAGGCGAAGGCCGAAGTCAACGTTCAGACGGCGCGATACGATCAGGTCCGAAACAAACTGGATGCCGAAGTGGTCCAGCCAGCCAAGGCCTCGGCAGAGGCCGCTCAGGCCAAGGCGAAGGCGCAATATGCCAACCTGATCGCCGACGGCCAGGCGCGAGGCGACGCCCTGCGAGCGATGGCGGAGGCGTGGGAAGCCGCGGGCCCAAGCGCCCGAGAGATGATGCTTTCTCAGAAGCTAGAGCCGTTGATTCGCGCGATCGGCGATTCGATCTCTACAACGCCGGTCGAGCAACTGACGATCGTCTCGGGTGGAAGCAAAGGCGGTAGCCAGATGGGCGCGCTCGTGAACATGGCGACTCAGGCCAAGGAAGTTTTCGGAATCGACGTGGTGGACAAGATCAAGAATCTCGGCAACCCGAATCCGATTAACGTGAATGTTTCCTCTCCGGCGCCGGTGAACCCGCACCTGCCTCCGCCCGAGGAACCGCCTAAGAAGTAG
- a CDS encoding flotillin family protein, with product MNIFYTFSQVGGGTMPAEVLSGLYLAVFLIVAFLVFYIFLRSLLYICPPNEALIFSGRRHKQPDGSIRGFRVVFGGRGWRVPILERVDRMNLNTFEVPISIRGAYSQGGIALNVEAVANVKVSSNSAVMGNAIERFLGQPPTAIGKVSKETLEGHLRGVLARLTPEQINEDRLKFAEELSNESELDLKKLGLHLDTFKIQHVSDESHYLDSIGREAIANIIRDAEIAESDAKRQAEKIESEELAKAKVAEATADAAIAKMRNELRTIQADLEAKVTAEQETTKAAAREARAKAEQELQQIRSQVEALRLKVDEILPAEAEKVAREYSAKGDAASVRERGLAAGQALEALHSAWRDAGPAAMNIAVMDDLEKILKATTDTVKKVKIGTVKLVDSGDGQALTNYVASYPAIFHAILASVRDTVGIDVPQILHGTAPDSNSGEPETPSERKSKEVKK from the coding sequence ATGAACATTTTCTATACTTTTTCTCAAGTGGGGGGAGGGACGATGCCCGCCGAGGTTCTGTCGGGGCTGTATCTTGCGGTCTTTCTCATCGTCGCGTTCCTCGTTTTCTACATCTTTCTGCGGTCGTTGCTCTATATCTGCCCGCCGAACGAAGCCCTCATCTTCTCGGGTCGCCGCCACAAACAGCCTGATGGTTCAATTCGCGGTTTCCGAGTGGTGTTCGGAGGGCGAGGCTGGCGAGTGCCGATTTTGGAGCGGGTGGACCGAATGAACCTGAACACGTTCGAGGTTCCGATTTCGATTCGCGGCGCTTACTCTCAGGGCGGAATCGCGCTCAATGTCGAGGCGGTCGCGAACGTGAAGGTCTCGAGCAATTCGGCGGTGATGGGCAACGCGATCGAACGTTTTCTCGGCCAGCCGCCAACCGCCATCGGCAAGGTCTCGAAGGAAACGCTGGAAGGGCACCTGCGGGGTGTTTTGGCTCGGCTCACTCCGGAGCAGATCAACGAGGATCGACTGAAATTTGCCGAAGAGCTGAGCAATGAGTCCGAGCTCGACCTCAAGAAGCTCGGATTGCACCTCGATACGTTCAAGATTCAGCACGTCAGCGATGAGAGCCACTACCTGGACTCCATCGGACGAGAAGCGATCGCCAATATCATCCGCGACGCCGAAATCGCCGAATCGGACGCCAAACGGCAAGCAGAAAAAATTGAGAGCGAAGAATTGGCAAAAGCCAAAGTCGCTGAAGCCACCGCCGACGCCGCCATCGCCAAAATGCGAAACGAACTTCGAACCATTCAGGCGGACTTGGAAGCCAAAGTGACGGCCGAACAGGAAACCACGAAAGCGGCGGCCCGCGAGGCCCGAGCCAAGGCCGAGCAGGAGCTTCAGCAGATTCGATCCCAGGTCGAGGCGCTTCGATTGAAGGTCGACGAGATTTTGCCCGCGGAAGCCGAAAAGGTGGCCCGCGAGTACTCAGCAAAGGGCGATGCAGCGAGTGTGAGAGAGCGCGGCCTTGCCGCCGGACAAGCTCTCGAAGCGCTCCATTCGGCGTGGCGAGATGCGGGGCCAGCGGCGATGAACATCGCGGTGATGGACGACTTGGAGAAGATATTGAAGGCAACCACCGACACGGTCAAGAAGGTCAAAATCGGCACCGTCAAGCTCGTGGATTCGGGCGATGGGCAAGCGCTGACGAATTACGTTGCGTCCTATCCGGCGATCTTCCACGCGATCCTCGCCAGCGTTCGGGATACGGTCGGAATCGACGTTCCCCAAATCCTCCACGGCACCGCCCCCGACTCGAACTCTGGAGAGCCCGAAACACCCTCGGAAAGGAAATCTAAGGAGGTGAAGAAATGA
- a CDS encoding 50S ribosomal protein L1 yields MRKNKKKEKHSPRYFALAATVDKDNLLTIEEALTQVKKTATAKFVESVDVAIRLGIDPRKSDQNVRGLTTLPHGTGKSRAVAVLAKGDLAKEAEGAGADVVGAEELITRIQNGDKDLKFDVLLATEEMAPQLGKIGRVLGARTPNKRNGTVTNAIGNAVKEIKSASRIEYRADKEGVVHLSIGKVNFTDAQLQENFLAGFGAVLRAKPSSAKGKYVQTITVSASMGPGISIDPTSASKAAG; encoded by the coding sequence ATGCGAAAGAATAAGAAGAAAGAAAAGCACTCGCCGCGCTACTTTGCGCTGGCGGCGACGGTTGACAAAGACAACCTACTCACCATCGAAGAAGCTCTGACCCAGGTCAAGAAGACGGCTACCGCCAAGTTCGTGGAGTCCGTCGACGTCGCGATCCGACTCGGCATCGACCCGCGAAAGAGCGATCAGAACGTCCGCGGTCTGACCACCCTTCCGCACGGAACGGGCAAGTCGCGAGCCGTTGCGGTTCTCGCCAAGGGCGACCTGGCCAAGGAAGCCGAGGGCGCAGGCGCCGACGTGGTCGGAGCCGAAGAGCTCATCACCCGAATTCAGAACGGCGACAAGGACCTCAAGTTCGACGTTCTTCTCGCCACCGAAGAGATGGCCCCTCAGCTTGGTAAGATTGGCCGCGTGCTTGGCGCTCGAACGCCGAACAAGCGAAACGGCACCGTCACCAACGCCATCGGCAACGCGGTCAAGGAAATCAAGAGCGCGAGCCGAATCGAGTACCGCGCCGACAAGGAGGGTGTTGTCCACCTTTCGATCGGTAAGGTCAACTTCACCGACGCTCAGCTTCAGGAGAACTTCCTCGCCGGTTTCGGTGCGGTTCTGCGAGCCAAGCCGTCCAGCGCGAAGGGCAAGTACGTTCAAACGATCACCGTCAGCGCCTCGATGGGCCCCGGCATCTCGATCGACCCGACGAGCGCATCCAAAGCCGCAGGCTAA